From a region of the uncultured Propionivibrio sp. genome:
- a CDS encoding MaoC family dehydratase yields MTFQNILGKGIDEIEVGDKAYFAKTISEYDVYQFASVTCDFNPAHINEAYAADTFFKHRIAHGMLTLSLVSNILGTQFPGPGTIFVSQNVRFLAPVFIGDTIEMVVAAVELDRARNRMTFSCEGVNQNGVKVLEGDGVVMPPKKRKPKPPAEVPGDTRTGAAAVPAA; encoded by the coding sequence ATGACATTCCAGAATATTCTCGGTAAGGGCATCGACGAGATCGAGGTCGGCGACAAGGCCTATTTCGCCAAGACGATCTCCGAATATGACGTCTATCAGTTTGCGTCGGTAACCTGCGACTTCAATCCGGCCCACATCAACGAGGCCTATGCCGCCGACACCTTCTTCAAGCACCGCATCGCGCACGGCATGCTGACGCTGAGTCTCGTCTCGAACATCCTCGGCACGCAGTTTCCGGGGCCGGGGACGATTTTCGTGTCGCAGAACGTGCGCTTTCTCGCGCCGGTCTTCATCGGCGACACGATCGAAATGGTCGTCGCCGCCGTCGAGCTCGACCGCGCCCGCAATCGCATGACGTTCAGCTGCGAGGGCGTCAATCAGAACGGCGTGAAAGTGCTTGAAGGCGATGGCGTCGTCATGCCACCGAAGAAGCGGAAACCGAAGCCGCCGGCCGAAGTACCCGGCGACACACGCACCGGCGCGGCGGCGGTGCCAGCGGCATAA
- the ligK gene encoding 4-carboxy-4-hydroxy-2-oxoadipate aldolase/oxaloacetate decarboxylase translates to MSLNNLGIVKRNIVRADKAAVERLGRLGVATIHEAMGRVGLMKPYMRPVYPGAAVCGTAVTVLLQPGDNWMMHVAAGEFQAGDVAVAACTTDSDDGFFGELLATSFRARGCKGLVIDGGVRDVKELAAMDFPVFSKAIHAKGTVKATLGSVNVPVVCAGALVNPGDVVVADADGVVIVPAAIAAQVADAGEAREAAEAGKRARFAAGELGLDIYKMREPLEKAGLKYID, encoded by the coding sequence ATGAGCCTGAACAATCTCGGTATCGTCAAGCGCAACATCGTCCGCGCCGACAAGGCCGCTGTCGAACGTCTCGGCCGTCTCGGCGTCGCCACCATCCACGAGGCCATGGGCCGCGTCGGGCTGATGAAGCCGTATATGCGCCCGGTCTATCCCGGTGCAGCGGTCTGCGGCACGGCCGTGACGGTCCTGCTGCAGCCCGGCGACAACTGGATGATGCACGTCGCCGCCGGCGAGTTCCAGGCCGGCGATGTCGCCGTCGCAGCCTGCACGACCGACAGCGACGACGGTTTCTTCGGCGAGCTGCTCGCCACCTCGTTCCGCGCCCGTGGTTGCAAGGGGCTGGTCATCGACGGCGGCGTGCGCGACGTGAAGGAACTGGCGGCGATGGATTTCCCGGTCTTCTCGAAGGCGATTCATGCCAAAGGCACGGTCAAGGCGACGCTCGGTTCGGTGAACGTGCCGGTCGTCTGCGCCGGCGCGCTGGTCAATCCGGGTGACGTCGTTGTCGCCGATGCTGATGGCGTCGTCATTGTGCCGGCGGCGATTGCCGCGCAGGTGGCCGATGCCGGCGAGGCGCGCGAAGCGGCCGAGGCGGGCAAGCGCGCGCGCTTTGCCGCCGGCGAGCTGGGCCTCGACATCTACAAGATGCGCGAGCCGCTCGAAAAGGCCGGACTGAAGTACATCGATTGA
- a CDS encoding DMSO/selenate family reductase complex B subunit, with amino-acid sequence MQMTQLGFFVDLSKCTGCKTCQVACKDKNNLEVGRNFRRVSEYAGGDWKEVHGAWQQDVFAYYVSIACNHCAKPACVEVCPKGALAKRADNGLVLIDQQKCIGCRDCEDACPYDAPQYNRAIRRMTKCDGCIDRISAGAQPSCVDACPQRAIEFGDVAELRRQHGSLAAVAPLADAATTLPSLVLKPSRNSRPVGDTRGTVYPPKAE; translated from the coding sequence ATGCAAATGACACAGTTGGGATTTTTCGTCGACCTGTCCAAGTGCACGGGTTGCAAGACCTGCCAGGTCGCCTGCAAGGACAAGAACAACCTCGAAGTCGGGCGCAACTTCCGGCGCGTCAGCGAATACGCGGGCGGCGACTGGAAGGAAGTCCACGGCGCCTGGCAGCAGGACGTCTTCGCCTATTACGTTTCGATCGCGTGCAACCACTGCGCCAAGCCGGCCTGCGTCGAGGTCTGTCCGAAGGGCGCGCTGGCCAAGCGCGCGGACAACGGCTTGGTGCTGATCGACCAGCAGAAATGCATCGGCTGCCGCGACTGCGAGGACGCCTGTCCTTACGACGCGCCGCAGTACAACCGGGCAATCCGCCGCATGACGAAGTGCGACGGCTGCATCGACCGGATCAGCGCCGGCGCGCAGCCGAGTTGCGTCGATGCCTGCCCGCAGCGGGCGATCGAGTTCGGCGACGTCGCCGAACTGCGCCGCCAGCACGGCAGCCTGGCCGCCGTGGCGCCGCTCGCCGATGCCGCGACGACGCTGCCTTCGCTCGTTCTCAAGCCTTCGCGCAACAGCCGTCCGGTCGGCGATACGCGCGGCACGGTGTATCCGCCGAAGGCCGAATAG
- a CDS encoding 4-oxalomesaconate tautomerase, which yields MQTAIPCLFMRGGTSRGPFFRAADLPADIASRDRVLLAAIGSPDVRQIDGLGGAHPLTSKVGIVGPSAVPGVDLDFLFAQLQPGKDVVDTTPNCGNMLAAVVPFALETGLAAAQGETTTLRVRTINTDMACDITVATPGGRVAYEGDARIDGVPGTSSPVTINFLDTAGSVCSGLLPTGRVRDVIDGLEVTCIDNGMPMVLLRAADVGRRGDESVAAMNADSELKARLERLRLAAGEAMGLGDVGSKSYPKMCLVAPPVQGGAIGTRCFIPHVCHDAIGVLAAVTVATACVLEGSITQGIAVVPAGRVRRLSVEHPTGEFSVELETDQNDPQRVTRAALLRTARLIMRGEVMIPSSIWTPGESA from the coding sequence ATGCAGACGGCAATTCCCTGCTTGTTCATGCGCGGCGGCACGTCGCGCGGCCCTTTTTTCCGCGCGGCCGACCTGCCGGCGGACATCGCCTCGCGTGACCGCGTGCTGCTCGCCGCGATCGGCTCGCCCGACGTGCGCCAGATCGACGGACTCGGCGGCGCCCATCCGCTGACCAGCAAGGTCGGCATCGTCGGCCCGAGCGCCGTGCCCGGCGTCGATCTCGATTTCCTCTTCGCGCAACTGCAACCCGGCAAGGATGTCGTCGATACGACACCCAATTGCGGCAACATGCTGGCCGCCGTCGTTCCCTTCGCGCTCGAAACCGGCCTCGCGGCCGCGCAGGGCGAGACGACGACGCTGCGTGTGCGCACGATCAACACCGATATGGCCTGCGACATCACCGTCGCTACCCCCGGCGGGCGCGTCGCTTACGAAGGCGATGCGCGCATCGACGGTGTGCCGGGGACTTCGTCGCCGGTCACCATCAATTTCCTCGATACCGCCGGCTCGGTCTGCTCCGGCCTGCTGCCGACCGGCCGTGTCCGCGACGTCATCGACGGCCTTGAAGTCACCTGCATCGACAACGGCATGCCGATGGTCTTGCTGCGCGCCGCCGACGTCGGCCGGCGCGGCGACGAGAGTGTCGCGGCGATGAATGCCGACAGCGAACTCAAGGCGCGGCTCGAACGCCTGCGCCTTGCCGCCGGCGAGGCGATGGGCCTCGGCGATGTCGGGTCGAAGAGCTATCCGAAGATGTGTCTGGTGGCGCCGCCGGTGCAGGGCGGGGCGATCGGCACGCGCTGCTTCATCCCGCACGTCTGTCACGATGCCATCGGCGTGTTGGCGGCGGTGACCGTCGCCACCGCCTGCGTGCTCGAAGGCTCGATTACGCAGGGCATTGCCGTGGTGCCGGCCGGCCGCGTGCGGCGGCTGTCGGTCGAGCATCCGACCGGCGAGTTCTCGGTCGAACTCGAAACCGACCAAAACGATCCCCAACGCGTCACCCGCGCCGCCCTGCTGCGCACCGCGCGCCTGATCATGCGCGGCGAGGTGATGATCCCGTCATCGATCTGGACCCCAGGAGAATCCGCATGA
- a CDS encoding tripartite tricarboxylate transporter substrate binding protein, whose protein sequence is MNIMRWCLSVAAALCLASAAQAQNYPGKPIRVYVGYTPGGAVDVVARTVGQKISAALGQPVVVENKPGAGTNIAVRAMIDSPPDGYTLMVTANALAANPTLFQPSPFDPEREVAPISLIGRVPVVIAANANAGLASLKDLLAAAKTKPGALSYATPGNGSTPHLAVELFMRAAGISMLHIPYRGGSQAIIDVLGGQLPLVAVNALEVLPHVKAGKLRVLAVMSEKRTTIFPEAPTIAESGFPGFEASVWYGFIAPAATPKPIIEKLHGEIQKALKSPEVLERMAAVGGEVTPGSTQQFKELIHNERVRYEKLIREAQIKAE, encoded by the coding sequence ATGAACATCATGCGGTGGTGTCTTTCCGTAGCAGCGGCGCTGTGTCTGGCTTCGGCCGCGCAGGCGCAGAATTATCCGGGCAAGCCGATCCGCGTCTATGTCGGCTACACGCCGGGCGGCGCCGTCGACGTCGTCGCGCGCACGGTCGGTCAGAAGATCTCGGCGGCGCTCGGCCAACCGGTCGTCGTCGAAAACAAGCCCGGCGCCGGTACCAACATCGCCGTGCGGGCGATGATCGACAGTCCGCCCGACGGCTATACGCTAATGGTGACGGCCAACGCACTCGCCGCCAATCCGACGCTGTTCCAGCCGTCGCCCTTCGATCCTGAGCGCGAAGTGGCGCCGATCTCGCTGATCGGCCGCGTGCCCGTGGTGATCGCCGCCAATGCCAACGCCGGCCTGGCGTCGCTCAAGGACCTGCTGGCCGCCGCCAAGACCAAGCCGGGCGCGCTCAGCTACGCGACGCCGGGCAACGGCTCGACGCCGCATCTCGCCGTCGAACTCTTCATGCGCGCGGCGGGCATATCGATGCTGCATATTCCGTATCGCGGCGGGTCGCAGGCGATCATCGACGTGCTCGGCGGGCAGTTGCCGCTGGTCGCCGTCAATGCGCTGGAAGTGCTGCCGCACGTCAAGGCCGGCAAGCTGCGCGTGCTGGCGGTGATGAGCGAGAAACGCACGACGATCTTCCCGGAGGCGCCGACCATCGCCGAGTCAGGCTTCCCCGGCTTCGAGGCTTCGGTCTGGTACGGTTTCATCGCGCCCGCGGCGACACCGAAGCCGATCATCGAGAAGTTGCACGGCGAGATCCAGAAGGCGCTGAAGTCGCCGGAAGTACTGGAACGCATGGCGGCGGTCGGCGGTGAAGTGACGCCGGGCTCGACGCAGCAGTTCAAGGAACTGATCCACAACGAGCGTGTGCGTTACGAGAAGCTGATCCGCGAGGCGCAGATCAAGGCTGAGTAG
- a CDS encoding amidohydrolase family protein, with product MSFEKTPGWLDWYANPSIPQFRLPAGAVDAHCHVFGPGERFPFAPERKYTPCDASREQLFALRDRLGFARNVVVQATCHGADNRALVDALVHSNGMARGVATVRRGISDADLQALHLAGVRGVRFNFVKRLVDFTPKDELLEIAGRIAPLGWHVVVYFEAADLPELRDFFTALPTTVVVDHMGRPNVTKPVDGPEFEGFVRLMREHTNIWSKVTCPERLSVSGPRALDGERAAYRDVVPFARRLVEEFPERVLWGTDWPHPNLKDHMPDDGLLVDFIPQIAPTPDLQQQLLVENPMRLYWPEEV from the coding sequence ATGAGTTTCGAGAAAACGCCGGGCTGGCTCGATTGGTACGCCAATCCGTCGATCCCGCAGTTCCGCCTGCCGGCGGGGGCCGTCGATGCCCATTGTCATGTCTTCGGTCCCGGCGAGCGCTTTCCGTTCGCGCCCGAGCGCAAATACACGCCGTGCGACGCCTCGCGCGAGCAGCTGTTCGCGCTGCGCGACCGCCTCGGCTTCGCCCGCAACGTCGTCGTCCAGGCGACCTGCCACGGTGCCGACAACCGTGCCCTCGTCGATGCGCTCGTTCATTCAAATGGCATGGCGCGCGGCGTCGCCACGGTGCGCCGCGGCATCAGCGATGCCGACCTGCAGGCGCTGCACCTGGCCGGTGTGCGCGGTGTGCGCTTCAACTTCGTCAAGCGTCTCGTCGACTTTACGCCGAAGGACGAACTGCTTGAGATCGCCGGCCGTATCGCGCCACTCGGCTGGCATGTCGTTGTCTATTTCGAAGCGGCCGATCTGCCGGAATTGCGCGACTTCTTTACCGCGCTGCCGACGACGGTGGTCGTCGATCACATGGGCCGTCCGAACGTGACGAAACCCGTCGACGGTCCCGAGTTCGAGGGCTTCGTCCGCCTGATGCGCGAACACACCAACATCTGGTCGAAGGTGACCTGCCCGGAGCGGCTCAGCGTCAGCGGTCCGCGTGCGCTTGACGGCGAGCGCGCCGCCTATCGCGATGTCGTACCCTTTGCCCGCCGGCTCGTCGAGGAATTCCCGGAGCGCGTGCTCTGGGGCACCGACTGGCCGCATCCGAATCTCAAGGACCACATGCCGGACGACGGCCTGCTGGTCGACTTCATTCCGCAGATCGCGCCGACGCCGGACCTGCAGCAGCAACTGCTGGTCGAAAATCCGATGCGTTTGTACTGGCCGGAAGAAGTCTGA
- a CDS encoding amidohydrolase family protein has translation MIIDIHGHYTTAPKALEDWRNRQIAGLKDKSVAPKAAELKISDDELRESIETNQLAKMKERGSDLTIFSPRASFMAHHIGDFNTSSTWAAICNELCHRVAQLFPDNFIGAAMLPQSPGVDPKTCIPELEKCVKEYGFVGINLNPDPSGGHWKEPPLSDRHWYPLYEKMVELEIPAMIHVSTSCNACFHTTGAHYLNADTTAFMQCLTSDLFKDFPTLKFVIPHGGGAAPYHWGRFRGLAQELKKPLLSEHLLNNIFFDTCVYHQPGIDLLTKVIPVDNVLFASEMIGAVRGIDPETGHYYDDTKRYIEATPSLTAEERYKIYEGNARRVYPRLDAALKARGQ, from the coding sequence ATGATCATCGATATTCACGGCCACTACACGACGGCGCCGAAAGCACTCGAAGACTGGCGCAACCGGCAGATCGCCGGTCTCAAGGACAAGAGCGTCGCGCCGAAGGCGGCCGAGCTGAAAATCAGCGACGACGAGTTGCGCGAGAGCATCGAGACCAACCAGCTCGCCAAGATGAAGGAGCGCGGTTCGGACCTGACGATCTTCTCGCCGCGCGCGAGTTTCATGGCGCATCACATCGGCGACTTCAACACGAGTTCGACCTGGGCGGCGATCTGCAACGAACTGTGCCATCGCGTCGCGCAGTTGTTCCCGGACAACTTCATTGGCGCGGCGATGCTGCCGCAATCGCCGGGCGTCGATCCGAAGACCTGCATTCCGGAACTGGAGAAGTGCGTCAAGGAATACGGCTTCGTCGGCATCAACCTCAACCCCGACCCCTCGGGCGGGCACTGGAAGGAGCCGCCGCTCTCCGACCGCCACTGGTATCCGCTCTACGAGAAGATGGTCGAGCTGGAAATCCCGGCGATGATCCACGTGTCGACGAGCTGCAATGCCTGTTTCCACACGACCGGCGCGCATTACCTCAACGCCGATACGACGGCCTTCATGCAGTGCCTGACCTCGGATCTCTTCAAGGATTTCCCGACGCTGAAATTTGTCATCCCGCACGGCGGCGGCGCCGCACCGTATCACTGGGGGCGTTTCCGCGGTCTGGCGCAGGAGCTCAAGAAGCCGTTACTCAGTGAGCATCTGCTCAACAACATCTTCTTCGACACCTGCGTCTATCACCAGCCGGGCATCGACCTGCTGACCAAGGTGATTCCGGTCGATAACGTGCTCTTCGCCTCGGAGATGATCGGCGCCGTGCGCGGCATCGATCCCGAGACCGGCCACTACTATGACGACACCAAGCGTTACATCGAAGCGACGCCGAGCCTGACGGCGGAGGAGCGTTACAAGATCTACGAGGGCAACGCCCGTCGTGTCTATCCGCGTCTGGATGCGGCGCTCAAGGCCCGGGGGCAATGA
- a CDS encoding DMSO/selenate family reductase complex A subunit, producing the protein MTEKTLPCADHGEYSMLEHLERQGVSRREFMTACSVMTATMTLPALLRSGGAEAAENAAGKAAAAAAGAGETTAWSSCVVNCGSRCPLKVVVKDGQVIRIEPENTGTDSCGTPHVRACVRGRSMRLRLYSEERLKYPMKRVGARGEGKFERISWDDAFDTIAAALKKTIDQYGNDAVYYQYGSGTYQLVAGRAPNFRLLNLLGGYLDQYGTYSSAQIREAMPYTYGSGGNGSYMTEVANAKLYLSFGNSPLNTRQSGGGKGYEWQCAKDAGGVRTILVDPMYTDSMLGKEDEWVPIRPGTDAALCEGIAYVLITENKVDQAFLDTYCVGYDEKTLPAGAPPKSDYKNYILGNGADKLAKTPAWASQITGVPVSTIVRLARLIGDTKPLFVSQGYGVQRQANGEQSVRAIAMLPILTGNIGLPGTNTGAREGDVELGAVGLPVGKNSVKAVLPFFLWTDAIARGTEMTAKRDGIRGVDKLKAPIKFMWNYAGNVLANQHSDLNRTDAILRDEKKCEFVLVIENQMTPSARYADILLPDLMAQENFDYAADGYASGTGSFLVALQQAVKPRYEEKSSYEICRGIARRFGLEEKFTEGRTQEQWVEWCYNETRKKNPELPDFAQFQKQGIAKMYGKGKANVALAGFRKDPVKNKLGTPSGKIEIYSARLAKIAAEWELPPGDVISPLPQYVTTWESHLDAKAAKYPLQLYGLHGHGRTHSTYHNVAWLRELHPDAVLINPVDAGKRKLKTGDAVRVFNDRGTVLLPAKVTPRIMPGVVAIPQGAWYKPNGKGVDEGGCINTLTSHRPSPLAKANPQHTNLVEVAKA; encoded by the coding sequence ATGACCGAGAAAACGCTGCCGTGTGCGGATCACGGCGAATATTCCATGCTTGAACACCTCGAACGCCAGGGCGTGTCGCGGCGCGAGTTCATGACCGCCTGTTCGGTGATGACGGCGACGATGACGCTGCCGGCGCTCTTGCGCAGCGGCGGTGCCGAAGCGGCTGAAAACGCCGCCGGCAAGGCGGCAGCCGCGGCGGCCGGTGCCGGCGAAACGACGGCCTGGAGTTCCTGCGTGGTGAACTGCGGCAGCCGCTGCCCGCTCAAGGTCGTCGTCAAGGACGGCCAGGTGATTCGCATCGAACCAGAGAACACCGGCACCGACAGCTGCGGGACGCCGCATGTGCGCGCCTGCGTGCGCGGCCGTTCGATGCGCCTGCGGCTCTACAGCGAGGAGCGCCTGAAGTACCCGATGAAGCGGGTCGGCGCGCGCGGCGAAGGCAAGTTCGAGCGCATCAGCTGGGACGATGCCTTCGACACGATCGCCGCGGCGCTCAAGAAGACGATTGACCAATACGGCAACGACGCGGTCTATTACCAGTACGGATCGGGTACCTACCAGCTCGTTGCCGGTCGCGCCCCGAATTTCCGTCTGCTCAACCTGCTCGGCGGCTATCTTGACCAGTACGGCACCTATTCGAGCGCGCAGATCCGCGAGGCGATGCCCTACACCTACGGCAGCGGCGGCAACGGCAGCTACATGACCGAAGTGGCCAACGCCAAGCTCTATCTTTCCTTCGGCAACAGCCCGCTCAACACCCGTCAGTCGGGCGGCGGCAAGGGCTACGAGTGGCAGTGCGCCAAGGATGCCGGCGGCGTACGCACGATCCTCGTCGATCCGATGTATACCGATTCGATGCTCGGCAAGGAAGACGAATGGGTACCGATCCGTCCGGGCACCGACGCGGCGCTCTGCGAAGGCATCGCCTATGTGCTGATCACCGAGAACAAGGTCGACCAGGCCTTCCTCGACACCTACTGCGTCGGTTATGACGAGAAGACGCTGCCGGCCGGCGCGCCGCCGAAGAGCGACTACAAGAACTACATCCTCGGCAACGGCGCCGACAAGCTGGCCAAGACGCCGGCATGGGCGTCGCAGATCACCGGCGTGCCGGTGTCGACGATCGTGCGGCTGGCGCGTCTCATCGGTGACACCAAGCCGCTGTTTGTCTCGCAGGGCTACGGCGTGCAGCGCCAGGCCAACGGCGAGCAGTCGGTGCGCGCCATCGCCATGCTGCCGATCCTGACCGGCAACATCGGCCTGCCGGGCACCAACACCGGCGCGCGCGAAGGCGACGTCGAACTCGGCGCCGTCGGGCTGCCGGTCGGCAAGAATTCGGTCAAGGCAGTGCTGCCGTTCTTCCTGTGGACCGACGCGATCGCGCGCGGCACCGAGATGACCGCCAAGCGCGACGGCATCCGCGGCGTCGATAAACTCAAGGCGCCGATCAAGTTCATGTGGAACTATGCCGGCAACGTGCTGGCCAACCAGCATTCGGACCTGAACCGAACCGACGCGATCCTGCGCGACGAGAAGAAGTGCGAATTCGTGCTCGTCATCGAGAATCAGATGACGCCGTCGGCGCGTTATGCCGACATCCTGTTGCCCGACCTGATGGCGCAGGAAAACTTCGACTATGCCGCCGACGGTTATGCCTCCGGCACCGGCAGCTTCCTGGTCGCGCTGCAGCAGGCGGTCAAGCCGCGCTACGAGGAAAAGAGCTCGTACGAGATCTGTCGCGGCATCGCCAGGCGCTTCGGGCTGGAGGAGAAATTCACCGAAGGCCGCACGCAGGAGCAGTGGGTTGAGTGGTGCTACAACGAGACGCGCAAGAAGAACCCGGAATTGCCCGATTTCGCCCAGTTCCAGAAGCAGGGCATCGCCAAGATGTACGGCAAGGGCAAGGCCAATGTCGCGCTCGCAGGCTTCCGCAAGGATCCGGTCAAGAACAAGCTCGGCACGCCCTCGGGCAAGATCGAGATCTATTCGGCGCGGCTGGCCAAGATCGCCGCCGAGTGGGAGTTGCCGCCCGGCGACGTGATCTCTCCGCTGCCGCAGTACGTGACGACCTGGGAGAGCCACCTCGACGCCAAGGCCGCCAAGTATCCGCTGCAGCTCTACGGCCTGCACGGCCACGGCCGCACGCATTCGACCTATCACAATGTCGCCTGGCTACGCGAATTGCATCCCGACGCAGTACTGATCAACCCGGTCGACGCCGGCAAGCGCAAGCTCAAGACCGGCGACGCGGTGCGCGTGTTCAACGACCGTGGCACCGTGCTGCTGCCGGCCAAGGTGACGCCGCGCATCATGCCCGGCGTCGTCGCCATCCCGCAGGGCGCCTGGTACAAGCCGAACGGCAAGGGCGTGGACGAGGGCGGCTGCATCAACACGCTGACCAGCCACCGGCCGTCGCCGCTGGCCAAGGCCAACCCGCAGCACACGAACCTCGTCGAAGTGGCCAAGGCCTGA
- a CDS encoding MaoC family dehydratase has protein sequence MEAHIGKTVGEIRVGEEAYFAKTMTETDMMLFAGVTGDLNQLPINGEFARGSRYGQRVAHGMLTASFVTNILGMKLPGFGTVMRSFKVRFTAPVFLDDTVEIGIRVTGTDIARNTASFDTWAVNQRGETVMQGSCVVAPPTALNPA, from the coding sequence ATGGAAGCCCACATCGGAAAGACCGTCGGCGAGATCCGGGTCGGCGAAGAAGCCTATTTCGCCAAGACCATGACCGAAACCGACATGATGCTGTTCGCCGGCGTCACCGGCGACCTCAACCAGTTGCCGATCAACGGCGAATTCGCGCGCGGCAGCCGCTACGGCCAGCGCGTCGCCCACGGCATGCTGACGGCAAGTTTCGTCACCAATATCCTTGGCATGAAGCTGCCGGGATTCGGCACCGTCATGCGTTCCTTCAAGGTGCGCTTCACGGCGCCGGTGTTTCTCGACGACACCGTCGAAATCGGCATCCGCGTGACCGGAACCGATATCGCCCGCAATACCGCGAGCTTCGACACCTGGGCGGTCAATCAACGCGGCGAGACGGTGATGCAGGGCAGCTGCGTCGTCGCGCCGCCGACCGCACTGAATCCGGCATAG
- the dctA gene encoding C4-dicarboxylate transporter DctA, translating into MSSDGIVVESQGAPAVVRRSGGAGAGKVKKPWYRQLWFYVIVAMVVGVVVGHWFPEFGTKMQPFGDAFIKGIRMLIAPIIFCTVILGIAGMGDMAKVGRVAIKALIYFEVMTTVALILGMVAVNYWQPGVGMNVDMASVDTGSVKHFVSQAKDQGTVQFLMAIIPNTVFGALSEGHVLQVLFLACMFGFSLSALGDAGKPVIHLLELLAKTLFGAVNIVMIAAPIGAFGAIAFTVGKYGAGSLLTLGKLLGYFYIVCFIFVFVVLGAVSKYCGFSIFKIVRYFREEVLICLATTSSEVVLPRMLEKLEKLGCKKSVVGLVIPTGYSFNLDGTCLYLAFAAIFLAQATNTPLDVMQQLGLLAVLLLTSKGAAGVSGAAFVVLAATLSTVSTIPVTSVALILGIHRLMAEGLVPTNLIGNAVATLVVAQWENSLDREQFAAEIERTPD; encoded by the coding sequence ATGAGCAGCGATGGCATTGTCGTGGAAAGTCAGGGAGCGCCGGCGGTCGTCAGGCGTTCGGGTGGGGCCGGCGCCGGCAAGGTGAAGAAGCCGTGGTATCGGCAACTGTGGTTCTATGTCATCGTCGCAATGGTCGTCGGTGTCGTCGTCGGCCACTGGTTCCCCGAATTCGGCACGAAGATGCAGCCTTTCGGCGATGCTTTCATCAAGGGCATCCGCATGCTGATCGCGCCGATCATCTTCTGCACCGTCATTCTCGGCATCGCCGGCATGGGCGACATGGCCAAGGTCGGACGCGTCGCGATCAAGGCGCTGATCTATTTCGAAGTCATGACGACGGTGGCGCTGATCCTCGGCATGGTCGCCGTCAATTACTGGCAACCGGGCGTCGGCATGAACGTCGATATGGCCTCGGTCGATACCGGATCGGTGAAGCATTTCGTCTCGCAGGCCAAGGACCAGGGTACCGTCCAGTTCCTCATGGCGATCATCCCGAACACCGTGTTCGGCGCGCTCTCGGAAGGGCATGTGCTGCAGGTGCTGTTCCTCGCCTGCATGTTCGGCTTCTCGCTCTCGGCGCTTGGCGATGCCGGCAAGCCGGTGATCCATCTGCTCGAACTGCTGGCCAAGACCCTGTTCGGCGCTGTCAACATCGTCATGATCGCTGCGCCGATCGGCGCTTTCGGCGCGATCGCCTTCACCGTCGGCAAGTACGGCGCCGGCTCGCTGCTGACACTCGGCAAGCTGCTTGGCTATTTCTACATCGTCTGCTTCATCTTCGTCTTCGTTGTCCTCGGCGCCGTGTCGAAGTACTGCGGCTTCAGCATCTTCAAGATCGTCCGTTACTTCCGCGAGGAGGTGCTGATCTGCCTGGCGACGACCTCGTCCGAAGTGGTCTTGCCGCGCATGCTGGAGAAGCTCGAAAAGCTCGGCTGCAAGAAGAGCGTCGTCGGCCTCGTCATTCCGACCGGGTATTCGTTCAACCTCGACGGCACCTGTCTCTACCTGGCGTTTGCCGCGATTTTCCTGGCACAGGCGACCAACACGCCGCTCGATGTCATGCAGCAACTGGGCCTGCTCGCCGTCCTGCTGCTGACCTCGAAGGGTGCCGCCGGCGTTTCGGGTGCCGCCTTCGTCGTCCTTGCCGCGACCTTGTCGACGGTCAGCACGATCCCGGTGACCAGCGTCGCGCTGATCCTCGGCATCCACCGTCTGATGGCTGAAGGCCTGGTGCCGACCAACCTGATCGGCAACGCCGTCGCCACGCTTGTCGTCGCGCAGTGGGAGAACTCGCTCGACCGCGAGCAGTTCGCCGCCGAGATCGAACGCACGCCCGACTGA
- a CDS encoding MaoC family dehydratase, with protein sequence MFDPATHCGDTQLGLSITEIKVGDTASFGKTLTEADAYQFSGIIGNFNPIHVNKEFCSTTGLGKRIVPSMLVASMVSKILGTQLPGNGTVHVSQEMEFLQPVFIGDTVTCHVEVNGVDGKTQRVRLDIACTNQNGDIVARGETEAIPPHIGQGRH encoded by the coding sequence ATGTTTGATCCCGCCACACACTGCGGCGACACGCAGCTCGGCCTGTCGATCACGGAGATCAAGGTCGGCGATACCGCCTCATTCGGCAAGACCCTGACCGAGGCCGATGCCTATCAGTTCTCGGGCATCATCGGCAATTTCAACCCGATCCACGTCAACAAGGAATTCTGTTCGACGACCGGACTCGGAAAACGCATCGTCCCCTCCATGCTGGTCGCCAGCATGGTCTCGAAAATCCTCGGCACCCAACTGCCCGGCAACGGCACGGTGCACGTCTCGCAGGAGATGGAATTCCTGCAGCCGGTATTCATCGGCGATACCGTCACCTGTCATGTCGAAGTCAACGGCGTCGACGGCAAGACGCAACGTGTCCGGCTCGACATCGCCTGCACGAACCAGAACGGCGACATCGTCGCCCGCGGCGAAACCGAGGCGATTCCGCCGCACATCGGACAAGGGAGGCACTGA